The Nocardioides marmorisolisilvae genomic interval CCAGAGGAACAACAAGCGGGCAGCTCGTCGCTCCTTCCGCTCGACGCCCACATGTACGCCGACCGGGCGGCCACGACCGTCGACGACGTCGACGCTCTCGCTCCGAATGCAGGCGCTCAGGCTGCGCCGGCGGTGGAGGCCGCCGACCCGGATCTGGATGAAGACGTTGCCCGCTGGGACTCCCCGGTTCCCGCCGCCCCCAAGGTCACATTGCTCGGACCGGTCGCGGTCAGGACCCTTGGCGACGCGACAGCGACCGCGCACCGGCGGCCCTACTACGTCGAGTTTCTGGCCTACCTCGCGCTCCATCCCCATGGAGTCAGCGCCGAGAAGCTTGCCGAGGACCTCTGCATCCGTCCTCAGAAGGCGCGCTCCGACCTGAGCATCGTCAGGAAGTGGCTCGGACAGAGTCGCGCAGGCAGGCCGTACCTGCCGCGAGCACAGCAGACCCACCAGGACGGTGTCCCGGCGACATACGCACTGGACGGCGTCCTCTGTGACCTCGACCTGTTCCGTCGGCTGCGCGCTCGCGGCCAGAGCCGGGGGTCCGAGGGTATGGCCGATCTCGTCTGCGCACTTCATCTCGTCAGTGGCGAGCCGTTCACCGACCTCCGCAAGGACGGCTGGGGCTGGCTCCTCGAAGGCGATCGTCTCGACCACATCATGACCGCCGCGATCGTGGACGTCGGTCACATCGTCACAACGCATGCCCTGGCTTTGGGCGACCTCGACCTCGCCGACTTCGCCTCAAATGTCGCTCTGGCCGCGTCGCCGTACGACGAGGTCGCAACACTCGATCGCGCTGAGGTCGAGCGCGCCACGGGCGACGCCGAAGAGGCCGATGCCCGGATGCGTAAGGACGTCTTCAACAGAACCGACGATGCACTCGGGCCGATCCAACTGCCGCCCCGAACCGCGGAGGTCGTCGAACGAAAGCGTTCCTCCACGACGGGCCGACGCCGCACCGGCTGATCTCATGCGAGGACGCACGGACGCCGCCACACTCCGGCCGTGAGGATGTGGACATCTCCGGCTGACCGGTCGCTTCAGTTCCGCAAGCGGATCCCGTAGTGGTCACGCTCCGCGTGACGATGAGCAATCGGGTACACGACGGCGCGGTGGTTGCTTGGGCAGGTCCCGGTGGCTTACGCAAACGCCGTACCGGTGTGCTCGGCCGGCGGTACGGTGCCTGCGGGGCGGGAACAGGCTGGTCGGAGCAACGGAAGGTTGCCATGATGAAGTTCCCAACGAAGACCAATCGACGTGCCCCGGCCCTGGTGGCCGCCGCCGTGTTCGGCGCAGCCCTCACCGGGGGCATCGCCTATGCGGCCGGGGTCCCCGGCGGGGACGGGGTCATCCAGGCCTGCTATGCCCAGAACGGCAACGCCAACCTGCGGGTGGTCGACGATGCTGCGGCGTGCAGGTCGAACGAGGTTGCGCTGAGCTGGAACCAGAAGGGGGTCCAGGGCGACACCGGTCCCGCCGGCCCGCAGGGCCCGAAGGGAGAGACCGGTGCGACAGGACTGACCGGCGCGACCGGGGCGACAGGACTGACCGGCGCGACCGGCAAGACCGGTGCGACAGGACTGACCGGCGCGACCGGCAAGACCGGCGCGACAGGGCTGACCGGCGCGACCGGCAAGACCGGCGCGACCGGGGCGACAGGACTGACCGGCGCGACAGGACCACAGGGGCCGCAAGGTGCAACCGGCGCCACCGGGCCGCAGGGGCCGCAAGGTGCAACCGGCGCCACCGGGCCGCAGGGTGATACGGGCGCGACCGGCCCCAGCGGCATGACCGGCTATCAGATCGTGTCCGTGTCGAGTTTCGTGTACGGATGCGGATCCGGGTGCGCCTACACGCGCACCGACTACACGGCGCACTGCCCAACCGGCAAGGTGGTCGTCGGTGGTGGCGTCACCTTCGCGAACAAGGCCGCGCAATCGTACGTGCAGTCCTCCGGGCCCAGCGGCTCGACCGGTTGGTATGCCGACGTGTTCAACGAGCACTCCGGACAGCATGACTTCACGGTGTACGCCATCTGTGTGAACGCCGGTTAGCCCACGGCGAGCCCACAGCCGCAGGTCAAGTGCCGGCCCAAGCCGGCGGGCCGGAACGCGCGTTGCCGCGCGACAATCGTCGTCCGGAATGTCTGCGGTTAGCGCGTGACGGCATAGAGCAGGTCACTTGTCGGAGGTCCGTGCTTCGATCTGGGTATGGATCAGGTAGTTGTTGGGGCGCTAGTTCGCGCAGACCGAGTGCTTCTCGTGCATCGCCGCCCCGACAAGCGCGCGTACCCGAATGTGTGGGAGTTGCCCGGTGGAGTCGTGGAGGCGGGCGAGTCGGAGCTGGCCGCGCTCGCAAGGGAACTGCACGAGGAACTCGGCGTGCGGATCGCGACGGAGTCGGCGTCCCACCTGTGCTGGCTGACCGCGAGACCTGCGGGCGAGCCGGCCCACCTGAGCGCTTGGCTTTTGCGCGACTGGCAGGGCACGCCAGCGAATGTCGCCCCCGAAGAGCACGACGACATCGAGTGGCTTGGCCTCGAGGAGCTGCCCCCTCCCGTCCACGTTCCCGTGCGCACCGCCTTGGTGGCTGCGATGCGGACCCACCAAGCCTGAACCGCACCAGCCGTTGTGAGCGCGTCGCGAAGTTCTCCAAACGCAATCCATTGGGTGCTCCGACAAGAGCCGAGGGTTACAAGACCGATATCTCGGGCAGACGTCACGAGGCCGGACACGGGCACCGGTAGCGGATCGGCACGCGGAGCATGCCACTGACCGATCGACCTACGGAGAACATCGAACCCATCGTTCTGGGCGCACCAGGTCGCAGGTCCGTATTCCGTCGCCGTATCCCCAATTGGTGGCGGACCGCCTGTCATGCGCGACGACGAAACAGGCCACGGTCGCTTGGGTGACCGGTGAAGGGTTTCAAGCAGGTCCGTTGCCACACGATGCCCAGGTCGGTGATCTCCCGGAGTGCGCGATCGCCCACTCGACAGAGTTGCCCTCTACACGTGGCCCATCGATCTGCTCGGCTCGGACGCGGCGCGACGACGTGGAGTGAGGATCAGCAGACCTTGTTCGCGTGCATGGAGGCGGTGTTCCAGTAGTAGTTCAACTTTTCTGGCTGTACGAACGCGATGGGCCGGAGCGTGGTCCAGCCACATTTGAGGTCGTCGGCGCCGGGTACGGCCGCCTTGAAGACAAGGAACGCGTTCGCGCCGGCCCCAAAGTTGCCTATGTTGAGGCCGTTCTGGTCGAGATCATTGGACTCGATCTTAGTTCCGTTCGGATGGGACGAGTCCGCGAGGTAGGTGGAGCCTGGGACCAGGCGCATGCCGGTGGGCAGGTGGACGCGTACCACCACCTGTCGTTGCACCCTTCGACTCGTGTTCTTGTAGCTGATCAGGAGACGCACCACATGTCCTGGGTCGACCGGGGCCAATTCGGCGGTCCAGCACCTCGTGTCCTTCGTTTTGACGGTCATGTCGACCGACACCGCGCCAGTCGGCTCGGCTGTGCCAGTGGGGCAGGCGGGACCTGCTTCCTTGCCGGCAGCGAGCCTCTTTACGGTACCGGTGATGACGACGGCCTGCGGCTTGTTGAACGGCCATACGTGAAACGCCACCAGAACGCTCAGCACGAGCACGAGGATGGTCGCGACGCCTGCAGCGGCGTTCAGCCGCACACCTCCACGTTCAGGGTGCCGGTACCGCCTGAGAACCATGGCCGCACGGTACCGGTGGCGAGCCGGGGCCGAATGGCGAAACGACTGGGAGCCCCGCAGCCTCGCTGTCCCTTTGATGTCCACGGAGGTCCCGGACGGTCCCGGGCATAGGCGCCGACAACCGTCTTCCTCCGATGCTCGTGCTCGGTCGGCCCCAAAGCGAGCCAACGCAGCGACGTGCGACAAGCGCCCCGTAAGCCGAACCCCTAGCGGCAACGCAGCAGTTCATGGGCCCGAGCGACTCACTGGCGTCCCGTACGTCCTGTCCGGAGAGGTTCACGGTAAGGGTGCCCCATTCGGTGCTGGGCTCCTCCCCACATGGACGACTCCGAGAAGCAGAGCGACGCTGAGGTCGTTTACGTCGCCGTAGCCGAGTGGACGCTCTGGGACTACGAGCCGCGAGCGGCCTCGCGCGCGAGGTTCGGATCCCTTCAGCGAACTAGAAACCAACCTCCTGGGCAGGGGTCGATCCCCATTCCACGGCCCGGCAAGCCCGAATCCACAATGACTTAGGGATACCTGTTGACCTGCGCAAACGCAGGTATCCCTCTCCCAGATCCGGGCAGGTATCCCGAAATCGTGGATACCTGACGTCGCATCGTCGGAGGCATGTTCGACGCCAACAACCCGATCCCGATGTGGTCGGTCTCGACGATGCAGCGAGTCGCTGAGGAGCCCTCGCTCGCGGCCGCCGCGTTGCGGTACGCCAACCTCGGCATCCCGGTGTTCCCGTGCGTGCCCGGCGGGAAGCAGCCGCTGACACCGAACGGATTTCACGACGCGACCTCGTCAGCTCGTGCGGTCCGCGCCTGGTGGGAGCGCCACCCGAGCGCGAACATCGGTCTCCCGACCGGCGCCCGGACCGGCGTAGTCGTCGTCGACGTCGACGTCCGCCCAGGGGGCAGCGGGTTCCTGGCTTTCGAGCGCGCCCGCTCCGAGGGAATCGGCGAGCAATGGGGGTGCCTGGTCCGCACGCCGTCCGGTGGCGTCCACGCGTACTACCCGATGGACGCCGACCGGGAGCAGCGCTCGTGGCAGGTGCCGTCGGCGCACGTCGACTTCCGCGGTGATGGCGGGTACGTCATCGCTCCGCCGTCCCACATCGAGATCGATGGCACCACGAGGACGTACGACGTCATCGCCGTCACGACCCAACCCGCGAGGCCGGTCGACGCGATCGAGCTACGGCATCTCCTCGAGCCGCCTCGACCCGCAGCCAACCTCAGAGCGCCGACCGCACTCGCCGGACCAGGCTGCCACCCGCCGGCACTCGCGCGGACCGTCGCGCTGACCGCAGAAGGCGGGCGCAATCGAGCCCTCTTCTGGGCGTCGTGCCGCATGGCCGAGAACAACTTCGCCCCCACCGACATCGCGAGTTGGCTTGTGCCCGCCGCTCAACACGCCGGACTCGGCGACCGCGAGATCGAGACGACGATCAACTCCGCTGTCCACCACGCCGCCCGCCTCGGCCCTGCGAGCCGCCCGGGCCCTACCCGAACGAGTGAGGGGATCCAGCTATGAACACACATGCCGAGTACCGCCGCCACGGCTACCAGCCACCCGAGCGACCAGACGCGGAAGCCAAGGTCGCCGCGAGCGAGCTGGCCCGCCATCGCGACCCCTCGCTCAGGGCGCAGACCTCGGGGCCTGAGATCCCGCAGGGACGGATCGCCTGGATCCGTCCCACCGACCTCGCGTCCTACGCCGGTCCGATGGTCGGGCGCGGGATCGACATCCACTCCGAGCTGGTGCGGCGTGCGCGGCGTACGCCGGTCACCGCCAGCCGGGCCTTGCGTCGCGCCGCCCCAAGCAACCCGCCGACGACTCTCAACCGCACGGAAGGACTACAGCTGTGAGCCACTCATTCGAGACATCCAGGGGCCTGCGCCGGCTCCTCACGCGGCTCCGTGTCTTCGGTGCGCACGCGTGGGAACAGGATCCCGAGGCGCGCGAACTGATGGTGTTCGCGGCCAAGAAGTACGCCGCGCTCGCGGTCAAGCACCACCTCGATCCGAGCGCCGGCGCCGCCGCGGCGTTCGAGGCGATGCGAACCTACGCCGTACGCACCGCCGACGACCCGTGGGCCGTCGTGACAATGGCGGTCAAAGCCACCCTTATCGCGGAGGAACGCGCCAACGGGCTGCTCTGTTCGGTCGACCGGGCTCGGCGGCCGGAGGTGTCGCAGCACCACGACGTACGGCGCTTCTGCGACACCGAGGCCGACCTGCCGAACTTCCTGCCCACGCTCACGGTCGAGCCGTTCAACCTCGACGAGGCGCCGCCGACGGGGGCTTACGAGGCGGTCGACGCGACGATCGACCTGTTCACCGCGCTCGGCTGGCCACGCGACACGGCGACGTGTGCGCTCGACTTCATCACCTCGCGACTCAGCGAGTGTGGGTCCCGCCCGAAGACTCACGCCGCTCTCCGCCGCGACCGGACAGCACGAGCTCTGCTCGACATCGACCAGGAGGCTTGGTCGACAGTGCTGCGGATCATCCTCGGCAACCCGAACCCCGACGAGTTCTGTACGACCGACGGCCATGGCGTGCTGCTTCGCCTGCTCATCGGCGACCCCGTCAGCGAACTACTCGACGACGACCTGCTGCTCTTCGAGATCAGCCAGACGGCGCCGCGGGTGAAGGGCGACGCGCATGTCTGAGACCCGCGGCCACATCGAACTCGACCGGGCGATCGATTCGATCATCGTCGGCGCTCGGCACCGCAAGGACCTCGGAGACGTCGCGAAGCTCGCCGAGTCGATCGACCGGATGGGGCTGTTGCAGCCGGTCACCATCACCCCCGAGGGCGTGCTCGTGTGCGGGTGGCGGCGCCTGGAGGCAGTGCGTCGCCTCGGCTGGGACTCGATGAAGGTCTGGGTCCGCTCCGGCATCTCCGACCAGCTCAACGCTCTCCTCGCCCAGCAGGACGACAACGAGCTTCACAAGCCACTGAACGAACTCGAGAAGGCCGGGCTCTACCGCGAGCTCAAGGCGATCCGCGCCGAGGAAGCCGACCGCCGCATGAAGGCGAACCAGTACGGCGCAGCGGGCGGGCGCACCGGCTCCGGACCGGGTCCGGAGCCGGGCGAGAACGGGGACGCCCGCCTGCAGGCCGCCATGGCGATCACCGGTCAGGCGAGCTACCACACGCACGAGCGGGTCTGCGCGCTCATGGACTGCGCCGCGCGCAAGGCCACCCCTCCCGAGATCCGTGCGATGGCCAACGACGCGCTCCGCAGGATCGAGAATGGCGAGCCGGTCAAGCCTCTCTACCTCAAGGTCAAGGCGGCCTACGACGAGAGCCAGGCGCCCCAGCCAGACGTGGAGACAGACCTCGAGGGGATGGCGCGGAAAGCCCTCGAGCGGGTCAATCGCGCCCAGAAGGAGCAGGAGAGGCTCAAGCGGAGCCACGGTCCGACGACCCACTACCGCAGCGTCCGATCGTTCAACCTGATCTGGACCGAGCTCGACGGCCTGAGCGAGATGTACGACGTCGACGCACTCGCCGCCGAGATGACAGCGGCCGACTGGGACCGGTTCGACCGCGTCGTGACCGCCACGATCGCGTTCCGTGATCAGCTCGCCGCCGCCCGACGCTGCGCGAAGTCGCCGTCGTAACGAAGGTATCGCTCGGCGCCCAGTTCGCCGTCTCAGGAGGCCTCGATGCCCAATCTCACCGGCCGCCAGGCCATTCTTCTCACCGCTGCCGCCTTCATGCTCGCGACCGCCGCGGCCGGCATCTACGGACTGGTTCGAGGACCGGGCGGAGCCTCGGCGCGGATCGGCACCGGCCAGCCGGGGCTCGCCCAGGTGGTCACGCCGCCGGACCCTCCGGCGGCCACGCTGAAGGACCGGTCGCTCCCCCACACCAAGGACCCGATCGCCTACGCGCGAGCAGTCGCCACCTCGCTCTTCGACTGGGACGCCGCCTCCGGCTACCTGCCCGCCGACTACGACGCGGTCGTTATCGATGATGCCGACCCGTCCGGTGAGGAGACACCGGGACTCCTCGACGACGTCGCCACCTACCTGCCGACGACCGACCAGTGGCTCGACCTTGGCGCGATGAACGTCGTCCAGTCCATCGACATCGAGAACTCCTACATACCCGACTCCTGGACCTCGGCGCTGGCGCAATCGCACGGGCAGCTGCGCCCGGGTACGTCCGCGGTCACGATCACCGGCGCAAGAGATCGCAGCGGCGTCTGGGGCGACAAGTCTGCGAACTCGTCGTCCCCCGTGTCCTTCACCGTTTTCGTCGCTTGCCCGCCCGCGTTCGGCCGCTGTCATGTGCTCCGGCTATCGCAGCTCGACAACCCGCTGAAGTGACCACACGATGGGGATGCGGACGTTCGCGATCGGCGCCGCAGCGGCGGTTGTCCTCGCCCCGGGAGCGGCGCTCGTCGGGGTCGCGGCGCTGTTCAGCCCAACGGCCGCCAGCTCGAGCAGTTGCATGTGGGACGACCCGCCGGCCGGCAGCCTCGGCGTCTCTGCCCCGGTCCCGGCGAGCCTGAGCGCGGTCAACGCCCACGGCGAGACCGTCGCCCTCAACCGGCAGCAACTCACCCGCGCCGCGACGATCGTCGCCGTCGGCAAGTCCGAACAGGTCCCGGCTCGTGGCCAGTTGATCGCGATCATGACGTCACTGACGGAGTCGTCGCTCAGGGTGCTGTCGAACACCTCGGCGTACCCCGAATCCGGGTCGATCCCGAACGACGGCACCGGCGGCGACCACGACTCGCTCGGCCTCTTCCAGCAGCGACCGGCCGCGGGTTGGGGCACCGTTGAAGACCTCATGGATCCCGTCTGGTCCTCACGGGCGTTCTACGGTGGACCCGACGGGCCGAACCACGGGTCGCCCCGCGGCCTACTCGACGTGGACGGCTGGCAGACGTTGGATCCCGGCGCTGCCGCCCAGGCCGTGCAGGGTTCTGCCTATCCCGACCGGTACGCCGTCAACCAGCCCGTCGCCGAGAAGGTCCTCACGACCCTCACTGGCGTCTCCGTGGACAGCGACTCCGGGTGTTCCCACCCGGTTGGCGACCTGCCCGCGAGCGTTCCACACGGCTTCGCCGGCGCGCTCATCAGGACAGCGGCATCCCAACTGGGCACGCCGTACGTCTGGGGTGGCGGCTCCTTCACCGGCCCTACCGGCGGCGGATTCGACTGCTCCGGCCTCGTGCTCTACGCCGCCTACCAAGCCTCGGCTGGCCGCATCCGACTCCCGCACTACACCGGTGACCAGATCCGACTCGGGCACGCGGTCGCATGGCACGACAAGGAACCCGGCGACCTAATCTTCTTCAGCTACCCGGGCGCTAGCGGCCCCCACCACGTCGCGATCTACGTCGGCGGCGAGAAGATACTCCAAGCGCCACACACCGGCGAAGCCGTTCGGTACGGGACGATCGGCGAGTTCGCCGGTGAGGTCATGACTGTCCGCCGCCTGTCATGAACAAGTTACGAAGCCAGCAAGCGTGCCTTCGCGGCCGCGAACTCCTCGGCGGAAAGTGCCCCCGCAGCGTGCAGATCCGCAAGCTGCTTCAGCTGAGTCGCCATGTCGCTGCTAGACGCAGCTGAGGAAGGCTGCACAGCACTCGATTGCGCGAGCATCGCATCCGCTGCGGCCTTCAGTCCCCGAATCGACGAGAGCGTCGTCCCACTCGGATTTCGCGTGGTGAAGGTTCGAACGTTCGTGTTCGCACCGGTGACGGTCACATAGACCACGCCGCGGTTGTTCGAGGCCAGCAGTGACGCACCGCCGGTCAGAAGTGCGGCAGCTCCCCGGCCCGTGGTCGACTTCCGTCTCATGGAGTCGATGTCGTGATCGAATCCTAGGAGCCGGTCTGGCGACGACTCGGCGCCCAGAAGCCCCTTCGTGGTGAAGGTTCCGTCCTTGAATATCTTCATCGTGATCGTGTTGTCCACGAGTCCGGACGCGAGGACGATCGGGTCCGGGGCGAGAGACGCCCAGAAGCCCTTCCTTTCGTTGGCCACTGCCGTACCTCTTTGAGGCTGCCGCGTCGGCTGATGCGACACCGCCTTACGTGACATCTTCACTTTGGGCTTGCGACGGGTCATGTCCGTCCAGGCTGCGCCGTCCCAATACTTCTGCGTTTTGGGAACTGATGGATGTGGATACCAGCCTGCAGCGGGAAGGTCGTCTGCCAT includes:
- a CDS encoding collagen-like domain-containing protein, encoding MVTLRVTMSNRVHDGAVVAWAGPGGLRKRRTGVLGRRYGACGAGTGWSEQRKVAMMKFPTKTNRRAPALVAAAVFGAALTGGIAYAAGVPGGDGVIQACYAQNGNANLRVVDDAAACRSNEVALSWNQKGVQGDTGPAGPQGPKGETGATGLTGATGATGLTGATGKTGATGLTGATGKTGATGLTGATGKTGATGATGLTGATGPQGPQGATGATGPQGPQGATGATGPQGDTGATGPSGMTGYQIVSVSSFVYGCGSGCAYTRTDYTAHCPTGKVVVGGGVTFANKAAQSYVQSSGPSGSTGWYADVFNEHSGQHDFTVYAICVNAG
- a CDS encoding NUDIX domain-containing protein, with the translated sequence MDQVVVGALVRADRVLLVHRRPDKRAYPNVWELPGGVVEAGESELAALARELHEELGVRIATESASHLCWLTARPAGEPAHLSAWLLRDWQGTPANVAPEEHDDIEWLGLEELPPPVHVPVRTALVAAMRTHQA
- a CDS encoding bifunctional DNA primase/polymerase, with the protein product MFDANNPIPMWSVSTMQRVAEEPSLAAAALRYANLGIPVFPCVPGGKQPLTPNGFHDATSSARAVRAWWERHPSANIGLPTGARTGVVVVDVDVRPGGSGFLAFERARSEGIGEQWGCLVRTPSGGVHAYYPMDADREQRSWQVPSAHVDFRGDGGYVIAPPSHIEIDGTTRTYDVIAVTTQPARPVDAIELRHLLEPPRPAANLRAPTALAGPGCHPPALARTVALTAEGGRNRALFWASCRMAENNFAPTDIASWLVPAAQHAGLGDREIETTINSAVHHAARLGPASRPGPTRTSEGIQL
- a CDS encoding serine/arginine repetitive matrix protein 2; this translates as MSHSFETSRGLRRLLTRLRVFGAHAWEQDPEARELMVFAAKKYAALAVKHHLDPSAGAAAAFEAMRTYAVRTADDPWAVVTMAVKATLIAEERANGLLCSVDRARRPEVSQHHDVRRFCDTEADLPNFLPTLTVEPFNLDEAPPTGAYEAVDATIDLFTALGWPRDTATCALDFITSRLSECGSRPKTHAALRRDRTARALLDIDQEAWSTVLRIILGNPNPDEFCTTDGHGVLLRLLIGDPVSELLDDDLLLFEISQTAPRVKGDAHV
- a CDS encoding ParB N-terminal domain-containing protein → MSETRGHIELDRAIDSIIVGARHRKDLGDVAKLAESIDRMGLLQPVTITPEGVLVCGWRRLEAVRRLGWDSMKVWVRSGISDQLNALLAQQDDNELHKPLNELEKAGLYRELKAIRAEEADRRMKANQYGAAGGRTGSGPGPEPGENGDARLQAAMAITGQASYHTHERVCALMDCAARKATPPEIRAMANDALRRIENGEPVKPLYLKVKAAYDESQAPQPDVETDLEGMARKALERVNRAQKEQERLKRSHGPTTHYRSVRSFNLIWTELDGLSEMYDVDALAAEMTAADWDRFDRVVTATIAFRDQLAAARRCAKSPS
- a CDS encoding C40 family peptidase, coding for MRTFAIGAAAAVVLAPGAALVGVAALFSPTAASSSSCMWDDPPAGSLGVSAPVPASLSAVNAHGETVALNRQQLTRAATIVAVGKSEQVPARGQLIAIMTSLTESSLRVLSNTSAYPESGSIPNDGTGGDHDSLGLFQQRPAAGWGTVEDLMDPVWSSRAFYGGPDGPNHGSPRGLLDVDGWQTLDPGAAAQAVQGSAYPDRYAVNQPVAEKVLTTLTGVSVDSDSGCSHPVGDLPASVPHGFAGALIRTAASQLGTPYVWGGGSFTGPTGGGFDCSGLVLYAAYQASAGRIRLPHYTGDQIRLGHAVAWHDKEPGDLIFFSYPGASGPHHVAIYVGGEKILQAPHTGEAVRYGTIGEFAGEVMTVRRLS
- a CDS encoding DUF2510 domain-containing protein → MADDLPAAGWYPHPSVPKTQKYWDGAAWTDMTRRKPKVKMSRKAVSHQPTRQPQRGTAVANERKGFWASLAPDPIVLASGLVDNTITMKIFKDGTFTTKGLLGAESSPDRLLGFDHDIDSMRRKSTTGRGAAALLTGGASLLASNNRGVVYVTVTGANTNVRTFTTRNPSGTTLSSIRGLKAAADAMLAQSSAVQPSSAASSSDMATQLKQLADLHAAGALSAEEFAAAKARLLAS